One window from the genome of Borrelia puertoricensis encodes:
- a CDS encoding ERF family protein, with translation MTKTRMRRAVKKLGKQKIKVTDIRVNNQALVTDENQARVNFLKSLYSLRMNLSGVAKNLNGYGYKYQNFNEIIREIKNVIKSNNLDIDFLQCPTFKVVGNNTINVITTTFYSPSSGYSESFDTPIYTEEFSSLGAKNQNTLSQLVGSCITYHKRYALVGYLSIESEVDTDASSLEHIQGANEELASSVNVPLVNSLKRDKTVNTKRVTKGETKQPPVSHKSVTSLDKLPKRIPVKYHYYKNLLQASKRMHSVLDHTPFDSLETIDKFLLQLNNADDSSILEFFETKPELKTIDYWRDLINSYLKRTKSDPEVIEGFSKFLACRESKYGQSPLKLFGYIASDDNFGYLCNN, from the coding sequence ATGACAAAAACTAGAATGCGCAGAGCAGTTAAGAAACTGGGTAAACAAAAGATAAAAGTAACAGATATAAGAGTAAATAATCAAGCTTTAGTAACTGATGAGAATCAAGCAAGGGTAAACTTTCTAAAATCTCTATACAGTCTACGTATGAATTTAAGTGGTGTTGCTAAGAATCTTAATGGATATGGGTATAAATATCAAAATTTCAATGAGATAATCAGAGAGATAAAGAATGTTATAAAGAGTAACAATTTAGATATTGATTTCCTGCAATGTCCAACATTTAAAGTTGTGGGAAATAATACAATTAATGTTATTACAACAACATTTTACAGTCCAAGTAGTGGGTATAGCGAGTCATTTGATACTCCAATTTACACAGAAGAATTTTCTTCTCTAGGGGCAAAGAATCAAAATACTTTATCGCAACTTGTAGGTTCATGCATAACATATCATAAAAGATATGCTCTTGTAGGATACCTATCAATAGAGAGTGAAGTTGACACCGATGCTAGTTCATTGGAGCATATTCAAGGAGCTAATGAGGAATTAGCCAGTAGTGTAAATGTTCCACTTGTAAATTCTCTAAAGAGAGATAAAACTGTTAATACTAAAAGAGTAACTAAAGGTGAAACAAAACAGCCACCTGTAAGTCACAAATCTGTAACTAGTCTTGATAAGCTGCCTAAACGTATACCCGTTAAGTATCATTATTACAAAAATTTACTTCAAGCATCTAAAAGAATGCATTCGGTATTAGATCATACACCTTTTGATAGTTTAGAAACAATAGATAAGTTTTTACTGCAATTAAATAATGCTGATGATTCGAGTATACTTGAGTTTTTTGAAACTAAACCAGAGCTTAAGACTATAGATTATTGGAGAGATCTTATAAATAGTTATTTAAAGAGAACAAAGTCTGATCCAGAAGTAATTGAAGGTTTTTCTAAATTTTTAGCCTGCAGAGAGTCAAAATATGGCCAGAGTCCACTCAAATTATTTGGATATATAGCTAGTGATGATAATTTTGGATATCTATGTAATAATTAA
- a CDS encoding BBA14 family lipoprotein: MSKFIKLTLSTLILSCTSIASLTEEPTPPKTHTIKELSVYEAKLSDYVMYLQVFLTRTKKKVNDPKYPKFTYFDASTLKYESTIDNLMFNINLFQEYISITKPIVQMVYRKYSKLQN; this comes from the coding sequence TTGAGCAAATTTATAAAATTGACCCTCTCAACACTTATTCTCTCATGTACATCCATAGCATCACTAACTGAAGAACCAACACCACCTAAAACACACACTATTAAAGAACTTAGTGTCTATGAAGCTAAGTTATCTGATTATGTTATGTACTTACAAGTATTCTTAACTAGAACAAAGAAAAAGGTTAATGACCCAAAGTATCCTAAGTTTACTTATTTTGACGCATCAACACTGAAATATGAGAGTACAATTGATAATTTAATGTTTAACATCAATTTGTTTCAAGAATATATCAGTATAACTAAACCCATTGTCCAAATGGTGTATAGGAAATATTCAAAATTACAAAATTAA
- a CDS encoding BlyB family putative holin accessory protein, translating into MKLSTAKLSVDILNNFTEIIKNNHHGKNTATYINIFTKVVNYFYALYEASIYQMEGREAIKLLSEIEEILRINIEIIENSIDSDELSKYTSQLRAKRNKIMSTYIKMLKEA; encoded by the coding sequence ATGAAATTAAGCACTGCTAAATTAAGTGTTGATATTTTAAATAACTTTACCGAAATTATTAAAAATAATCATCACGGGAAAAATACTGCTACTTACATCAACATTTTTACTAAAGTGGTTAATTATTTTTACGCTCTATATGAGGCTAGCATATACCAAATGGAAGGGAGGGAGGCTATTAAACTACTTTCTGAAATTGAGGAGATACTAAGGATTAACATTGAAATTATAGAAAATTCTATTGACTCTGATGAGCTTTCAAAATACACATCTCAACTTAGAGCTAAACGTAACAAGATAATGAGTACTTACATCAAAATGTTAAAGGAGGCATAA
- a CDS encoding BlyA family holin, whose amino-acid sequence MNELDNNLLNFLLQLININEVKLVIIAAFILSLGLIFKPAIKDILTILASKIKTQKGDTDKGEDL is encoded by the coding sequence TTGAATGAACTTGATAATAATTTATTAAATTTTTTACTTCAACTAATTAACATCAATGAAGTTAAGTTAGTTATTATTGCTGCATTTATCTTAAGTCTTGGGCTGATTTTCAAGCCAGCAATTAAAGATATACTAACTATTTTAGCTAGTAAGATAAAAACACAAAAAGGAGACACAGATAAAGGGGAGGATTTATGA